A region from the Mesorhizobium shangrilense genome encodes:
- a CDS encoding Fur family transcriptional regulator, producing the protein MAARNVLTKNQVCVLEKLEAASGPLSAYTLLDQLREQGFRAPLQVYRALDTLVKSGFVHRLESLNSFVACAEPHDHSHSMTAFAICDTCGQVSEFSDHDVGHRLDEWVRSTGFAAKKAVIEFRGTCAKCLAKAA; encoded by the coding sequence ATGGCGGCAAGGAATGTGCTGACGAAGAACCAGGTGTGCGTGCTCGAGAAACTCGAGGCCGCCAGCGGGCCGCTCAGCGCCTACACCTTGCTCGACCAGCTTCGGGAGCAAGGGTTCCGCGCGCCGCTGCAGGTCTACCGCGCGCTCGACACGCTGGTGAAGTCGGGCTTCGTGCACAGGCTCGAGAGCCTGAATTCCTTCGTTGCCTGCGCCGAGCCGCACGACCACAGCCATTCGATGACGGCCTTTGCCATCTGCGACACGTGCGGCCAAGTGAGCGAATTCTCCGACCATGATGTCGGCCATAGGCTCGACGAATGGGTGCGGTCCACCGGATTCGCCGCCAAGAAGGCGGTTATCGAGTTCCGCGGCACCTGCGCCAAGTGCCTCGCCAAGGCTGCTTAG
- a CDS encoding LysE family translocator, whose protein sequence is MLPLSTSTFLSFVFASFLIELTPGPNMTYLALVSASDGRRAGFATVAGIATGLAVIGGIAALGVAELIQASSLLYEGLRWAGVLFMLYLAWDGWTTETGTLSAHEDSGSKYFTRGLVTNLLNPKAAIFYVAVLPTFIEFERPILAQTFLLTGAYVVVATLVHGIIVVLAGTLEPFLNDPHRERIARRSLSGLLALVALWFAWSTAR, encoded by the coding sequence ATGCTGCCACTGTCGACTTCGACATTTCTCTCGTTCGTATTCGCGTCCTTCCTGATCGAACTGACGCCGGGGCCAAACATGACCTATCTGGCGCTGGTTTCGGCCAGCGACGGTCGCCGCGCCGGCTTCGCCACGGTGGCCGGCATCGCAACCGGCCTCGCCGTCATCGGCGGCATCGCCGCTCTGGGCGTCGCCGAACTCATCCAAGCGTCCTCCTTGCTCTATGAGGGTCTTCGCTGGGCGGGGGTGCTGTTCATGCTCTATCTGGCTTGGGACGGATGGACCACCGAGACAGGCACGCTTTCAGCTCATGAAGATTCGGGCAGCAAATATTTTACGCGAGGTCTTGTCACCAACCTCCTCAACCCGAAGGCTGCGATCTTCTACGTGGCCGTCCTGCCGACATTCATCGAGTTTGAACGGCCGATACTTGCGCAGACCTTCCTGCTGACCGGAGCCTACGTGGTTGTAGCGACCCTCGTGCATGGAATTATCGTCGTGCTGGCGGGAACACTGGAACCGTTTCTGAACGATCCACATCGCGAACGCATCGCCCGGCGGTCGCTTTCGGGCCTGCTGGCGCTGGTTGCGCTGTGGTTCGCCTGGTCGACAGCGCGTTGA